A part of Oncorhynchus masou masou isolate Uvic2021 chromosome 21, UVic_Omas_1.1, whole genome shotgun sequence genomic DNA contains:
- the nipal3 gene encoding NIPA-like protein 3 isoform X2, with translation MAGVEYTAVGGDSYTENLIGTLLAIFGNLLVSISVSIQKYSHVTLAGTKDPRAFYRTKTWWCGLVLTVLGEAANFVSYAFAPLSLIAPLNAVSVIASSILGFIFLREKWKPKDFLKRYVLSFLGCILTVAGTYLFATFGPNYHQKLTAENIVKQVVGWPFLLYVFLEIIAFCLLLYFYKQRNANHLVVILLLVALLGSVTVITVKAVAGMLVLSVQGTMQLNYPIFYVMFVCMVTTVVFQATFLSQATHLYDSSMIACVNYILSTSFAIVAGAIFYLEFNHEDILHICMFLLGCLSCFLGVFLITKNRKRLKAFEPYVTMDMSQGIPTIHDKGWRAVQPDYNGSFSYGALVNNDSVAPATLPELDHDQLAVTPSPTAAPYSSADLKND, from the exons ATGGCAGGAGTAGAATATACTGCAGTCGGCGGCGATTCCTATACG GAAAACCTAATTGGAACCTTGCTGGCCATTTTTGGTAATTTGCTTGTCAGCATCTCTGTAAGCATTCAG AAATACAGCCATGTAACATTAGCAGGGACCAAGGACCCCCGTGCCTTCTACCGAACCAAAACATGGTGGTGTGGCCTGGTACTTACCGTTCTAGGAGAAGCAGCCAACTTTGTCTCCTATGCCTTTGCACCTTTATCTCTAATAGCTCCATTGAATGCAGTGTCTGTCATAG CAAGTTCAATCTTAGGTTTCATTTTCCTGAGAGAGAAATGGAAGCCAAAGGATTTTTTAA AGCGATACGTTTTGTCTTTCCTTGGATGTATCTTGACGGTGGCCGGGACCTACCTCTTTGCCACGTTCGGACCCAACTATCACCAGAAACTTACTGCAGAGAACATAGTGAAACAGGTCGTAGGATGGCCCTTCCTCTTGTATGTG TTCCTGGAGATTATTGCCTTCTGTCTTCTGCTGTACTTCTACAAGCAGCGCAACGCTAATCACCTTGTTGTCATTCTCCTGCTGGTGGCGCTGCTCG GTTCTGTGACTGTGATCACAGTGAAAGCAGTGGCAGGCATGCTGGTCCTCAGTGTCCAGGGCACCATGCAGCTCAACTACCCCATCTTCTACGTCATGTTTGTCTGCATGGTTACCACTGTGGTCTTCCAGGCTAC GTTTCTCTCCCAGGCTACTCACCTGTACGACTCCTCCATGATAGCCTGTGTGAACTACATCTTATCCACATCCTTTGCGATTGTCGCAG GAGCCATATTTTACCTGGAGTTTAATCACGAAGACATTCTTCACATCTGCATGTTTCTGTTGGG ATGTTTATCTTGTTTCCTGGGAGTCTTCCTGATTACCAAGAACAGGAAAAGGCTAAAGGCCTTTGAACCCTATGTGACAATGGACATGTCACAAG GTATTCCCACCATTCACGACAAGGGCTGGCGAGCAGTGCAGCCGGACTATAACGGTTCCTTTTCCTACGGTGCCCTGGTTAACAATGACAGCGTGGCGCCCGCCACTCTACCAGAGCTGGATCATGACCAGCTGGCAGTCACACCCAGTCCCACCGCTGCCCCCTATAGTTCGGCTGACCTGAAGAACGACTGA
- the nipal3 gene encoding NIPA-like protein 3 isoform X1, producing MAGVEYTAVGGDSYTENLIGTLLAIFGNLLVSISVSIQKYSHVTLAGTKDPRAFYRTKTWWCGLVLTVLGEAANFVSYAFAPLSLIAPLNAVSVIASSILGFIFLREKWKPKDFLKRYVLSFLGCILTVAGTYLFATFGPNYHQKLTAENIVKQVVGWPFLLYVFLEIIAFCLLLYFYKQRNANHLVVILLLVALLGSVTVITVKAVAGMLVLSVQGTMQLNYPIFYVMFVCMVTTVVFQATFLSQATHLYDSSMIACVNYILSTSFAIVAGAIFYLEFNHEDILHICMFLLGCLSCFLGVFLITKNRKRLKAFEPYVTMDMSQGNEGIPTIHDKGWRAVQPDYNGSFSYGALVNNDSVAPATLPELDHDQLAVTPSPTAAPYSSADLKND from the exons ATGGCAGGAGTAGAATATACTGCAGTCGGCGGCGATTCCTATACG GAAAACCTAATTGGAACCTTGCTGGCCATTTTTGGTAATTTGCTTGTCAGCATCTCTGTAAGCATTCAG AAATACAGCCATGTAACATTAGCAGGGACCAAGGACCCCCGTGCCTTCTACCGAACCAAAACATGGTGGTGTGGCCTGGTACTTACCGTTCTAGGAGAAGCAGCCAACTTTGTCTCCTATGCCTTTGCACCTTTATCTCTAATAGCTCCATTGAATGCAGTGTCTGTCATAG CAAGTTCAATCTTAGGTTTCATTTTCCTGAGAGAGAAATGGAAGCCAAAGGATTTTTTAA AGCGATACGTTTTGTCTTTCCTTGGATGTATCTTGACGGTGGCCGGGACCTACCTCTTTGCCACGTTCGGACCCAACTATCACCAGAAACTTACTGCAGAGAACATAGTGAAACAGGTCGTAGGATGGCCCTTCCTCTTGTATGTG TTCCTGGAGATTATTGCCTTCTGTCTTCTGCTGTACTTCTACAAGCAGCGCAACGCTAATCACCTTGTTGTCATTCTCCTGCTGGTGGCGCTGCTCG GTTCTGTGACTGTGATCACAGTGAAAGCAGTGGCAGGCATGCTGGTCCTCAGTGTCCAGGGCACCATGCAGCTCAACTACCCCATCTTCTACGTCATGTTTGTCTGCATGGTTACCACTGTGGTCTTCCAGGCTAC GTTTCTCTCCCAGGCTACTCACCTGTACGACTCCTCCATGATAGCCTGTGTGAACTACATCTTATCCACATCCTTTGCGATTGTCGCAG GAGCCATATTTTACCTGGAGTTTAATCACGAAGACATTCTTCACATCTGCATGTTTCTGTTGGG ATGTTTATCTTGTTTCCTGGGAGTCTTCCTGATTACCAAGAACAGGAAAAGGCTAAAGGCCTTTGAACCCTATGTGACAATGGACATGTCACAAGGTAATGAAG GTATTCCCACCATTCACGACAAGGGCTGGCGAGCAGTGCAGCCGGACTATAACGGTTCCTTTTCCTACGGTGCCCTGGTTAACAATGACAGCGTGGCGCCCGCCACTCTACCAGAGCTGGATCATGACCAGCTGGCAGTCACACCCAGTCCCACCGCTGCCCCCTATAGTTCGGCTGACCTGAAGAACGACTGA